From the Carya illinoinensis cultivar Pawnee chromosome 4, C.illinoinensisPawnee_v1, whole genome shotgun sequence genome, one window contains:
- the LOC122307096 gene encoding protein SHORTAGE IN CHIASMATA 1 isoform X2, with product MHLNVDYFSPSENLELPTFLRLPVPHLPPPTLSTLPDLIPFLSPLDYSLRIHHFPIDSALSKFSSAVLPQIIDDANLGDFDVNVPSWSGKACFDENWLVQKANGIAVDDKDASRCDVIQFETPELDALLENVCFFEEEDVQILSGVPEIENCLEMLRQELRMQDPCEVQGLIYSVEDFTSKYTMEQKAYVLEDDRSVQDQICCRQSLFPSLEVDETSLGTLTCLSIEEELLSLLENAEHLSWLQKDNMVNNVEELLGSRACDISQFLLAHCLSKDCPDHELAAMENFPEMDFISMVEHSQIQGNPSCKGKSQLDCLLAVTPVIFQELQFLDVDSSQLFGAVFNRQTAYEPEKCDWLFTEDMNFKNFNELIVSYELALVDNTFKSLPVPLFSDDEKIRSLCSIIEDILAGLEQLPRSASDEIYLDWHLLEEDKCNSRIYSSYHSMLEDVDSPTFDFDLGSFDDGKLVFEIVFSDNVLNRPKIEEKKESLNLLHHGISVSTAHDVGDISKKLLDDECLNPGNGEQLAEKDAERAFLLFKSMSQFNDLDFFLNPRKASAGEYSDSAIKAVVADATFSEVPSSNSSTACASTGVQLHHCDVVSYGVKLSDIIVAIVDNFEKSYLSILQNEREMIKTYIPFLAEENFKLLSLPKQKLMDCIKKINAQGTTSHRDENIKVFFTLCALKQMAWYVCFYGIHPTHQYVDKLCHSLEFLRSRLGNLWPLIEDAGRKVEREITSSHPSLTFIQEILHSSTTQGNLKVLIVAEEIFWWSLRSLLMSVGLSFSEFENYYAHANQSDLLKNDEDFINARMDALLVADCLLVSHEHVSASFPFNKFGVILEYGGSCGSSRINCLSPKLVGFPRLHFLKVELDKSSTSKALCEGVDMPRITEMATLTLPYMTMEESENMNIQKLEKLINFLPIEGKFTMGPLGAADEAEACCMPLPVPTVPFAMESENVSQIMVPSPERIIIVNTQNFDKQMIVSRRSTYQRILAMENEGAQVVERDSDLPVDVIISSAICLVWYDCRNIGKKAAALDEASSCLPLCIENVASNVLTLLSFTFSGCFLVFEGEISFLSNIMESSDGLYAAAASLGIDLQIFCSYSSEMTDEIILSCISYATKLTKGLYPKMPESETLAESFLTKFPSINPLMAHAILSSGGVLIEFLEWTPECRTRAIQKYNVSEESLTLFSALCKYGEREDSKSIMTDCSSVSSGPDSEKCHFNIGSGRRRKHSSSPHKIDLHMDALVNFETLYKFPDDALDPSPLSKPNNMWMSKDPKILDEFRKPSTLPNGIFGQKQGLDMDMLTNPSSFPNPWDSQFSKSPQMPNEIKKPYFSLSDIMPGHNQVSDTAMMNNLDWHGMRKSENQSGDIIGEVIDLTDSPVSGQDFSSIGSSMKFSLSVPEMDNYLTRKSKTARKLSFGKSSHATCSVAAEVNSNSDIWSFKKVQRQNFPEVANDYQVLLEEGSTERTAADSMGLAFQENKISSYGATPLSNALSSTHPQQNSPWTIEFLNRIREKSRLRQQSLPCDTSSPCLGYSGNISKVSKRKSPSILEFFKYQGSSMPRPEQKRQKKSVESSNSSKNKKASSSVFPTRTPSDKRARKTLSFAMNGSGSQSKLVWSDGTHGLSKKFRNQL from the exons ATGCACCTCAACGTCGACTACTTCTCTCCGAGCGAAAACCTAGAACTCCCGACCTTCCTCCGCCTCCCAGTCCCTCACCTCCCTCCTCCCACTCTCTCCACCCTCCCTGATCTCATCCCCTTCCTCTCGCCCCTCGACTACTCACTTCGaatccaccattttcccatCGACTCCGCTCTCTCTAAGTTCTCCTCCGCCGTTCTTCCTCAAATTATTGACGATGCCAATCTCGGAGACTTTGACGTCAATGTTCCGTCTTGGAGTGGAAAAGCTTGCTTCGACGAGAATTGGCTTGTGCAG AAGGCTAATGGAATTGCTGTTGATGATAAGGATGCAAGCAGATGTGATGTTATCCAATTTGAAACACCAGAGTTGGATGCATTGTTG GAAAATGTCTGTTTTTTTGAGGAAGAGGATGTACAAATTCTGTCTGGAGTTCCAGAAATTGAAAATTGTCTG GAAATGCTTAGGCAAGAGTTAAGAATGCAGGACCCTTGCGAAGTTCAAGGACTGATTTATTCAGTTGAAGATTTTACGTCAAAATACACCATGGAGCAAAAGGCTTATGTCTTGGAAGATGATCGTTCTGTTCAGGATCAAATATGCTGTCGTCAAAGCCTTTTTCCTTCCCTTGAAGTTGATGAGACAAGTTTAGGAACTTTGACATGCTTGTCTATAGAGGAAGAACTTCTTTCACTTCTTGAAAATGCTGAACACCTAAGTTGGCTTCAGAAAGATAACATGGTCAACAATGTTGAGGAACTTTTGGGGTCTAGGGCATGTGATATATCACAGTTTCTTCTAGCTCATTGTCTATCAAAGGATTGCCCTGATCATGAGTTGGCAGCCATGGAAAATTTCCCTGAAATGGACTTCATAAGCATGGTGGAACATTCACAGATTCAAGGAAACCCCTCATGTAAAGGGAAATCGCAACTTGACTGTTTATTGGCAGTGACTCCTGTAATTTTTCAGGAACTTCAGTTTCTTGATGTGGACTCATCTCAACTTTTTGGGGCTGTCTTTAACAGACAGACGGCATATGAACCAGAAAAGTGTGACTGGTTGTTCACGGAAGACATGaacttcaaaaatttcaatgaaTTGATTGTTAGTTATGAGCTAGCTTTGGTTGATAACACATTCAAATCATTGCCTGTACCTCTTTTCTCTGATGATGAAAAGATAAGGTCACTGTGCTCCATTATTGAGGATATACTAGCTGGCTTAGAACAACTGCCTCGATCTGCATCTGATGAGATATACTTGGATTGGCATCTTTTGGAGGAAGATAAATGCAACTCTAGAATTTATTCTTCCTATCATAGTATGTTGGAGGATGTAGATTCACCAACCTTTGATTTTGATTTGGGGTCTTTTGATGATGGGAAGTTAgtatttgaaattgttttctCAGATAATGTTTTGAATAGGCCAAAgatagaagaaaagaaggaatcGTTAAACTTACTTCATCATGGCATATCTGTGTCAACTGCTCATGATGTGGgagatatttcaaaaaaattgctGGATGATGAATGTCTGAATCCTGGAAATGGTGAACAATTAGCCGAAAAGGATGCTGAGAGAGCGTTTTTGTTATTCAAGTCTATGTCACAATTCAATGATCTTGATTTTTTCTTGAATCCTCGGAAAGCTAGCGCTGGGGAATATAGTGACTCTGCTATTAAGGCAGTTGTTGCTGATGCTACATTTTCTGAGGTTCCATCCAGTAACTCAAGCACAGCATGTGCATCCACTGGAGTACAATTGCATCATTGTGATGTTGTGTCATATGGAGTTAAGCTGTCTGATATTATTGTGGCCATCGTAGACAACTTTGAAAAGAGCTATCTATCCATCTTGCAGAATGAAAGAGAGATGATAAAGACATATATCCCATTTCTAGctgaagaaaattttaaattgctcagccttccaaaacaaaaattgatggactgcattaagaaaataaacgcACAAGGAACCACCTCTCACAGAGATGAAAATATTAAGGTATTTTTTACCTTATGTGCACTTAAACAGATGGCTTGGTACGTGTGTTTTTATGGAATCCATCCAACTCACCAATACGTAGACAAGTTATGCCATAGTTTGGAATTCTTGAGATCGAGACTAGGCAACCTATGGCCCTTGATTGAAGATGCAGGCAGGAAGGTTGAGAGAGAAATAACTAGCTCACATCCGTCCCTGACATTTATCCAGGAGATTTTGCATTCAAGCACTACCCAGGGTAATTTGAAAGTGTTGATTGTGGCTGAAGAAATTTTCTGGTGGTCATTGAGGAGTTTGTTGATGTCAGTGGGATTATCATTTAGTGagtttgaaaattattatgCACATGCAAATCAATCAGATCTACTTAAAAATGATGAAGACTTCATCAATGCTAGAATGGATGCCTTGCTGGTTGCAGATTGCCTATTGGTATCCCATGA GCATGTTTCTGCATCGTTTCCCTTCAACAAATTCGGCGTCATCTTGGAATATGGTGGTTCGTGTGGCTCATCTAGAATAAACTGTCTTTCCCCAAAGTTGGTAGGGTTTCCTCGACTTCACTTCTTGAAAGTGGAACTGGATAAATCTAGTACTTCCAAAGCACTCTGTGAAGGTGTTGATATGCCCCGGATTACAGAGATGGCAACGTTAACTCTGCCCTACATGACAATG GAAGAGAGCGAGAATATGAACATCCAAAAGCTAGAGAAACTGATAAACTTTTTGCCCATTGAAGGCAAGTTCACTATGGGACCCTTGGGAGCTGCAGATGAAGCAGAAGCTTGCTGTATGCCTCTGCCAGTTCCTACAGTGCCATTTGCTATGGAATCAGAGAATGTTTCACAAATCATGGTACCTTCCCCTGAAAGAATCATTATTGTGAACACACAAAACTTTGATAAGCAAATGATAGTATCTAGAAGAAGTACCTACCAAAGAATTCTTGCAATGGAGAACGAAGGAGCACAAGTTGTGGAACGAGATTCAGATTTGCCTGTGGATGTTATAATCAGTTCTGCTATTTGCCTAGTGTGGTATGATTGCAGAAACATTGGAAAGAAAGCAGCTGCATTAGATGAGGCTTCTTCTTGCTTACCTTTGTGCATTGAGAATGTTGCATCAAATGTTTTAACATTGCTGAGTTTTACTTTCAGTGGCTGCTTTCTG gTCTTCGAGGGAGAAATCAGCTTCCTTTCCAACATAATGGAATCATCAGATGGACTCTATGCTGCAGCAGCGAGCCTGGGAATTGATTTACAGATCTTTTGCTCCTATTCATCTGAGATGACtgatgaaattatattgagcTGCATCAGTTATGCCACTAAGTTGACCAAGGGCCTATATCCTAAAATGCCTGAGTCAGAAACTCTTGCAGAGTCGTTTCTCACAAAATTTCCTTCCATTAATCCTTTGATGGCTCACGCTATATTGTCTTCAGGAGGCGTTCTCATTGAATTTCTTGAATGGACACCTGAATGCAGGACCCGTGCAATCCAAAAATATAATGTTTCTGAAGAGAGTCTCACATTGTTTAGTGCTTTGTGCAAATATGGTGAGCGGGAGGATTCTAAATCAATAATGACAGACTGCTCCTCAGTATCTTCTGGCCCTGACTCAGAAAAGTGTCATTTTAATATTGGTTCTGGAAGAAGACGAAAACACAGCAGTAGCCCTCACAAAATTGACTTACATATGGATGCATTAGTGAATTTCGAGACATTATACAAATTCCCCGATGACGCCTTGGATCCTTCTCCATTGTCCAAGCCAAATAATATGTGGATGTCAAAAGATCCTAAGATATTGGATGAGTTCAGAAAACCTAGTACACTTCCGAATGGGATTTTTGGTCAAAAACAGGGATTGGATATGGATATGTTGACAAATCCCTCCAGTTTTCCCAATCCATGGGATTCTCAGTTCTCTAAGAGTCCGCAGATgccaaatgaaataaaaaagccctatttctctttgagtgatATAATGCCTGGTCATAATCAGGTATCAGATACAGCTATGATGAACAATTTGGATTGGCATGGCATGAGGAAATCTGAGAATCAGAGTGGGGACATTATTGGTGAAGTTATTGACCTTACTGATAGTCCCGTATCAGGTCAGGATTTTTCCTCTATTGGTAGTTCCATGAAATTCTCACTTTCTGTGCCTGAGATGGATAATTACTTGACAAGAAAGTCTAAAACTGCTAGAAAATTGTCATTTGGTAAAAGCAGTCACGCAACTTGCTCAGTGGCTGCTGAGGTTAACTCAAATTCAGATATCTGGAGTTTTAAGAAAGTTCAGAGGCAAAATTTCCCAGAAGTAGCCAATGATTACCAAGTGCTCTTAGAAGAGGGCTCAACAGAGAGAACTGCAGCAGATTCAATGGGGTTAGCATTCCAAGAGAACAAGATATCATCTTATGGGGCAACACCGCTCTCAAATGCTCTCAGTTCAACTCATCCGCAACAGAATTCACCCTGGACGATAGAATTTCTTAACAGAATCAGGGAAAAAAGCAGATTGCGTCAGCAGTCCCTTCCATGTGACACATCTTCTCCTTGTTTAGGGTATTCGGGGAATATATCAAAAGTTTCTAAGAGAAAAAGTCCCTCTATTCTTGAATTTTTCAAGTACCAAGGAAGCAGCATGCCTAGACCTGAACAAAAGAGGCAGAAGAAATCTGTTGAGTCATCAAActcatccaaaaataaaaaagcttcATCATCTGTTTTTCCCACACGGACCCCTTCTGACAAGAGAGCACGAAAG ACGCTATCTTTtgcaatgaatggaagtggaagcCAAAGTAAGCTGGTCTGGAGTGATGGAACTCATGGTCTGAGTAAAAAGTTTCGGAATCAACTATAA
- the LOC122307096 gene encoding protein SHORTAGE IN CHIASMATA 1 isoform X1: MHLNVDYFSPSENLELPTFLRLPVPHLPPPTLSTLPDLIPFLSPLDYSLRIHHFPIDSALSKFSSAVLPQIIDDANLGDFDVNVPSWSGKACFDENWLVQQENGIFSTEREVDGQTTFGYETLESVLAKKANGIAVDDKDASRCDVIQFETPELDALLENVCFFEEEDVQILSGVPEIENCLEMLRQELRMQDPCEVQGLIYSVEDFTSKYTMEQKAYVLEDDRSVQDQICCRQSLFPSLEVDETSLGTLTCLSIEEELLSLLENAEHLSWLQKDNMVNNVEELLGSRACDISQFLLAHCLSKDCPDHELAAMENFPEMDFISMVEHSQIQGNPSCKGKSQLDCLLAVTPVIFQELQFLDVDSSQLFGAVFNRQTAYEPEKCDWLFTEDMNFKNFNELIVSYELALVDNTFKSLPVPLFSDDEKIRSLCSIIEDILAGLEQLPRSASDEIYLDWHLLEEDKCNSRIYSSYHSMLEDVDSPTFDFDLGSFDDGKLVFEIVFSDNVLNRPKIEEKKESLNLLHHGISVSTAHDVGDISKKLLDDECLNPGNGEQLAEKDAERAFLLFKSMSQFNDLDFFLNPRKASAGEYSDSAIKAVVADATFSEVPSSNSSTACASTGVQLHHCDVVSYGVKLSDIIVAIVDNFEKSYLSILQNEREMIKTYIPFLAEENFKLLSLPKQKLMDCIKKINAQGTTSHRDENIKVFFTLCALKQMAWYVCFYGIHPTHQYVDKLCHSLEFLRSRLGNLWPLIEDAGRKVEREITSSHPSLTFIQEILHSSTTQGNLKVLIVAEEIFWWSLRSLLMSVGLSFSEFENYYAHANQSDLLKNDEDFINARMDALLVADCLLVSHEHVSASFPFNKFGVILEYGGSCGSSRINCLSPKLVGFPRLHFLKVELDKSSTSKALCEGVDMPRITEMATLTLPYMTMEESENMNIQKLEKLINFLPIEGKFTMGPLGAADEAEACCMPLPVPTVPFAMESENVSQIMVPSPERIIIVNTQNFDKQMIVSRRSTYQRILAMENEGAQVVERDSDLPVDVIISSAICLVWYDCRNIGKKAAALDEASSCLPLCIENVASNVLTLLSFTFSGCFLVFEGEISFLSNIMESSDGLYAAAASLGIDLQIFCSYSSEMTDEIILSCISYATKLTKGLYPKMPESETLAESFLTKFPSINPLMAHAILSSGGVLIEFLEWTPECRTRAIQKYNVSEESLTLFSALCKYGEREDSKSIMTDCSSVSSGPDSEKCHFNIGSGRRRKHSSSPHKIDLHMDALVNFETLYKFPDDALDPSPLSKPNNMWMSKDPKILDEFRKPSTLPNGIFGQKQGLDMDMLTNPSSFPNPWDSQFSKSPQMPNEIKKPYFSLSDIMPGHNQVSDTAMMNNLDWHGMRKSENQSGDIIGEVIDLTDSPVSGQDFSSIGSSMKFSLSVPEMDNYLTRKSKTARKLSFGKSSHATCSVAAEVNSNSDIWSFKKVQRQNFPEVANDYQVLLEEGSTERTAADSMGLAFQENKISSYGATPLSNALSSTHPQQNSPWTIEFLNRIREKSRLRQQSLPCDTSSPCLGYSGNISKVSKRKSPSILEFFKYQGSSMPRPEQKRQKKSVESSNSSKNKKASSSVFPTRTPSDKRARKTLSFAMNGSGSQSKLVWSDGTHGLSKKFRNQL; encoded by the exons ATGCACCTCAACGTCGACTACTTCTCTCCGAGCGAAAACCTAGAACTCCCGACCTTCCTCCGCCTCCCAGTCCCTCACCTCCCTCCTCCCACTCTCTCCACCCTCCCTGATCTCATCCCCTTCCTCTCGCCCCTCGACTACTCACTTCGaatccaccattttcccatCGACTCCGCTCTCTCTAAGTTCTCCTCCGCCGTTCTTCCTCAAATTATTGACGATGCCAATCTCGGAGACTTTGACGTCAATGTTCCGTCTTGGAGTGGAAAAGCTTGCTTCGACGAGAATTGGCTTGTGCAG CAAGAGAACGGTATTTTCTCCACAGAGAGGGAAGTGGATGGCCAAACAACTTTTGGATATGAAACTCTAGAGAGTGTATTGGCAAAA AAGGCTAATGGAATTGCTGTTGATGATAAGGATGCAAGCAGATGTGATGTTATCCAATTTGAAACACCAGAGTTGGATGCATTGTTG GAAAATGTCTGTTTTTTTGAGGAAGAGGATGTACAAATTCTGTCTGGAGTTCCAGAAATTGAAAATTGTCTG GAAATGCTTAGGCAAGAGTTAAGAATGCAGGACCCTTGCGAAGTTCAAGGACTGATTTATTCAGTTGAAGATTTTACGTCAAAATACACCATGGAGCAAAAGGCTTATGTCTTGGAAGATGATCGTTCTGTTCAGGATCAAATATGCTGTCGTCAAAGCCTTTTTCCTTCCCTTGAAGTTGATGAGACAAGTTTAGGAACTTTGACATGCTTGTCTATAGAGGAAGAACTTCTTTCACTTCTTGAAAATGCTGAACACCTAAGTTGGCTTCAGAAAGATAACATGGTCAACAATGTTGAGGAACTTTTGGGGTCTAGGGCATGTGATATATCACAGTTTCTTCTAGCTCATTGTCTATCAAAGGATTGCCCTGATCATGAGTTGGCAGCCATGGAAAATTTCCCTGAAATGGACTTCATAAGCATGGTGGAACATTCACAGATTCAAGGAAACCCCTCATGTAAAGGGAAATCGCAACTTGACTGTTTATTGGCAGTGACTCCTGTAATTTTTCAGGAACTTCAGTTTCTTGATGTGGACTCATCTCAACTTTTTGGGGCTGTCTTTAACAGACAGACGGCATATGAACCAGAAAAGTGTGACTGGTTGTTCACGGAAGACATGaacttcaaaaatttcaatgaaTTGATTGTTAGTTATGAGCTAGCTTTGGTTGATAACACATTCAAATCATTGCCTGTACCTCTTTTCTCTGATGATGAAAAGATAAGGTCACTGTGCTCCATTATTGAGGATATACTAGCTGGCTTAGAACAACTGCCTCGATCTGCATCTGATGAGATATACTTGGATTGGCATCTTTTGGAGGAAGATAAATGCAACTCTAGAATTTATTCTTCCTATCATAGTATGTTGGAGGATGTAGATTCACCAACCTTTGATTTTGATTTGGGGTCTTTTGATGATGGGAAGTTAgtatttgaaattgttttctCAGATAATGTTTTGAATAGGCCAAAgatagaagaaaagaaggaatcGTTAAACTTACTTCATCATGGCATATCTGTGTCAACTGCTCATGATGTGGgagatatttcaaaaaaattgctGGATGATGAATGTCTGAATCCTGGAAATGGTGAACAATTAGCCGAAAAGGATGCTGAGAGAGCGTTTTTGTTATTCAAGTCTATGTCACAATTCAATGATCTTGATTTTTTCTTGAATCCTCGGAAAGCTAGCGCTGGGGAATATAGTGACTCTGCTATTAAGGCAGTTGTTGCTGATGCTACATTTTCTGAGGTTCCATCCAGTAACTCAAGCACAGCATGTGCATCCACTGGAGTACAATTGCATCATTGTGATGTTGTGTCATATGGAGTTAAGCTGTCTGATATTATTGTGGCCATCGTAGACAACTTTGAAAAGAGCTATCTATCCATCTTGCAGAATGAAAGAGAGATGATAAAGACATATATCCCATTTCTAGctgaagaaaattttaaattgctcagccttccaaaacaaaaattgatggactgcattaagaaaataaacgcACAAGGAACCACCTCTCACAGAGATGAAAATATTAAGGTATTTTTTACCTTATGTGCACTTAAACAGATGGCTTGGTACGTGTGTTTTTATGGAATCCATCCAACTCACCAATACGTAGACAAGTTATGCCATAGTTTGGAATTCTTGAGATCGAGACTAGGCAACCTATGGCCCTTGATTGAAGATGCAGGCAGGAAGGTTGAGAGAGAAATAACTAGCTCACATCCGTCCCTGACATTTATCCAGGAGATTTTGCATTCAAGCACTACCCAGGGTAATTTGAAAGTGTTGATTGTGGCTGAAGAAATTTTCTGGTGGTCATTGAGGAGTTTGTTGATGTCAGTGGGATTATCATTTAGTGagtttgaaaattattatgCACATGCAAATCAATCAGATCTACTTAAAAATGATGAAGACTTCATCAATGCTAGAATGGATGCCTTGCTGGTTGCAGATTGCCTATTGGTATCCCATGA GCATGTTTCTGCATCGTTTCCCTTCAACAAATTCGGCGTCATCTTGGAATATGGTGGTTCGTGTGGCTCATCTAGAATAAACTGTCTTTCCCCAAAGTTGGTAGGGTTTCCTCGACTTCACTTCTTGAAAGTGGAACTGGATAAATCTAGTACTTCCAAAGCACTCTGTGAAGGTGTTGATATGCCCCGGATTACAGAGATGGCAACGTTAACTCTGCCCTACATGACAATG GAAGAGAGCGAGAATATGAACATCCAAAAGCTAGAGAAACTGATAAACTTTTTGCCCATTGAAGGCAAGTTCACTATGGGACCCTTGGGAGCTGCAGATGAAGCAGAAGCTTGCTGTATGCCTCTGCCAGTTCCTACAGTGCCATTTGCTATGGAATCAGAGAATGTTTCACAAATCATGGTACCTTCCCCTGAAAGAATCATTATTGTGAACACACAAAACTTTGATAAGCAAATGATAGTATCTAGAAGAAGTACCTACCAAAGAATTCTTGCAATGGAGAACGAAGGAGCACAAGTTGTGGAACGAGATTCAGATTTGCCTGTGGATGTTATAATCAGTTCTGCTATTTGCCTAGTGTGGTATGATTGCAGAAACATTGGAAAGAAAGCAGCTGCATTAGATGAGGCTTCTTCTTGCTTACCTTTGTGCATTGAGAATGTTGCATCAAATGTTTTAACATTGCTGAGTTTTACTTTCAGTGGCTGCTTTCTG gTCTTCGAGGGAGAAATCAGCTTCCTTTCCAACATAATGGAATCATCAGATGGACTCTATGCTGCAGCAGCGAGCCTGGGAATTGATTTACAGATCTTTTGCTCCTATTCATCTGAGATGACtgatgaaattatattgagcTGCATCAGTTATGCCACTAAGTTGACCAAGGGCCTATATCCTAAAATGCCTGAGTCAGAAACTCTTGCAGAGTCGTTTCTCACAAAATTTCCTTCCATTAATCCTTTGATGGCTCACGCTATATTGTCTTCAGGAGGCGTTCTCATTGAATTTCTTGAATGGACACCTGAATGCAGGACCCGTGCAATCCAAAAATATAATGTTTCTGAAGAGAGTCTCACATTGTTTAGTGCTTTGTGCAAATATGGTGAGCGGGAGGATTCTAAATCAATAATGACAGACTGCTCCTCAGTATCTTCTGGCCCTGACTCAGAAAAGTGTCATTTTAATATTGGTTCTGGAAGAAGACGAAAACACAGCAGTAGCCCTCACAAAATTGACTTACATATGGATGCATTAGTGAATTTCGAGACATTATACAAATTCCCCGATGACGCCTTGGATCCTTCTCCATTGTCCAAGCCAAATAATATGTGGATGTCAAAAGATCCTAAGATATTGGATGAGTTCAGAAAACCTAGTACACTTCCGAATGGGATTTTTGGTCAAAAACAGGGATTGGATATGGATATGTTGACAAATCCCTCCAGTTTTCCCAATCCATGGGATTCTCAGTTCTCTAAGAGTCCGCAGATgccaaatgaaataaaaaagccctatttctctttgagtgatATAATGCCTGGTCATAATCAGGTATCAGATACAGCTATGATGAACAATTTGGATTGGCATGGCATGAGGAAATCTGAGAATCAGAGTGGGGACATTATTGGTGAAGTTATTGACCTTACTGATAGTCCCGTATCAGGTCAGGATTTTTCCTCTATTGGTAGTTCCATGAAATTCTCACTTTCTGTGCCTGAGATGGATAATTACTTGACAAGAAAGTCTAAAACTGCTAGAAAATTGTCATTTGGTAAAAGCAGTCACGCAACTTGCTCAGTGGCTGCTGAGGTTAACTCAAATTCAGATATCTGGAGTTTTAAGAAAGTTCAGAGGCAAAATTTCCCAGAAGTAGCCAATGATTACCAAGTGCTCTTAGAAGAGGGCTCAACAGAGAGAACTGCAGCAGATTCAATGGGGTTAGCATTCCAAGAGAACAAGATATCATCTTATGGGGCAACACCGCTCTCAAATGCTCTCAGTTCAACTCATCCGCAACAGAATTCACCCTGGACGATAGAATTTCTTAACAGAATCAGGGAAAAAAGCAGATTGCGTCAGCAGTCCCTTCCATGTGACACATCTTCTCCTTGTTTAGGGTATTCGGGGAATATATCAAAAGTTTCTAAGAGAAAAAGTCCCTCTATTCTTGAATTTTTCAAGTACCAAGGAAGCAGCATGCCTAGACCTGAACAAAAGAGGCAGAAGAAATCTGTTGAGTCATCAAActcatccaaaaataaaaaagcttcATCATCTGTTTTTCCCACACGGACCCCTTCTGACAAGAGAGCACGAAAG ACGCTATCTTTtgcaatgaatggaagtggaagcCAAAGTAAGCTGGTCTGGAGTGATGGAACTCATGGTCTGAGTAAAAAGTTTCGGAATCAACTATAA